In one Gadus morhua chromosome 15, gadMor3.0, whole genome shotgun sequence genomic region, the following are encoded:
- the ciao2b gene encoding cytosolic iron-sulfur assembly component 2B isoform X1, protein MSVMLENENPVVFQRSGERLWTAADEDEGVHDPIDHREVFDLIRSINDPEHPLSLEELNVVEQVRVQVNDEDSTVGIEFTPTIPHCSMATLIGLSIKVKLLRSLPERFKIDVHITPGTHASEDAVNKQLADKERVAAALENSQLLEVVNQCLSTKSP, encoded by the exons ATGTCCGTCATGCTGGAGAACGAGAACCCCGTGGTGTTCCAGCGGTCCGGAGAGAGGCTGTGGACAGCGGCCGACGAGGACGAGGGGGTCCACGACCCCATCGACCACAGGGAGGTGTTCG ATTTGATTCGATCTATCAACGACCCAGAACATCCTCTGTCTCTGGAAGAACTCAATGTGGTGGAGCAAGTCAGAGTCCAG GTAAACGATGAAGACAGTACGGTTGGCATCGAGTTTACTCCCACCATCCCGCACTGCAGCATGGCCACTCTCATCGGCCTTTCCATCAAAGTCAAGCTGCTTCGCTCGCTGCCAGAGAGGTTCAAA ATTGATGTTCACATTACCCCAGGGACTCATGCTTCAGAGGATGCAG TAAACAAGCAGCTTGCTGACAAGGAAAGAGTAGCGGCAGCTCTGGAAAACTCCCAGCTACTGGAGGTTGTCAACCAGTGCCTGTCCACCAAGAGTCCCTGA
- the ciao2b gene encoding cytosolic iron-sulfur assembly component 2B isoform X2 produces the protein MSVMLENENPVVFQRSGERLWTAADEDEGVHDPIDHREVFDLIRSINDPEHPLSLEELNVVEQVRVQVNDEDSTVGIEFTPTIPHCSMATLIGLSIKVKLLRSLPERFKVCIRHIQVMYLSVVLCFHHCCRLMFTLPQGLMLQRMQ, from the exons ATGTCCGTCATGCTGGAGAACGAGAACCCCGTGGTGTTCCAGCGGTCCGGAGAGAGGCTGTGGACAGCGGCCGACGAGGACGAGGGGGTCCACGACCCCATCGACCACAGGGAGGTGTTCG ATTTGATTCGATCTATCAACGACCCAGAACATCCTCTGTCTCTGGAAGAACTCAATGTGGTGGAGCAAGTCAGAGTCCAG GTAAACGATGAAGACAGTACGGTTGGCATCGAGTTTACTCCCACCATCCCGCACTGCAGCATGGCCACTCTCATCGGCCTTTCCATCAAAGTCAAGCTGCTTCGCTCGCTGCCAGAGAGGTTCAAAGTGTGTATCAGACATATTCAAGTTATGTATCTGAGTGTTGTTCTCTGCTTCCATCACTGCTGCAG ATTGATGTTCACATTACCCCAGGGACTCATGCTTCAGAGGATGCAG TAA
- the LOC115559939 gene encoding uncharacterized protein LOC115559939 has protein sequence MKPMVKALNILQSETNTHMGWLLPVISQLSTKLNNMESSSKICLPLIRAIQDGVSRRFGEMKEDPELIAAAILLPKFKSNWTDRADVIEAGLTYVRQHLDRMAEVEEVVGQTSSDDEEDFFTSMKVRRSQGTGELDGYLACASSKMDLLQSFPHIKKLALKLNTGLPASAACERLFSCAGLLFTPKRARMNAVNFENQLLLKLNRKFRD, from the exons ATGAAACCTATGGTAAAGGCGTTGAACATCTTGCAGTCAGAGACCAACACGCACATGGGGTGGCTCCTTCCAGTGATTTCACAGCTGTCCACGAAGCTCAACAATATGGAAAGCTCCTCAAAGATTTGCCTGCCACTCATCAGAGCAATTCAGGATGGTGTCTCCAGACGCTTTGGTGAGATGAAGGAGGACCCAGAGCTCATTGCTGCTGCCATCCTCCTGCCTAAATTCAAGAGCAACTGGACTGACAGAGCCGATGTCATTGAAGCAG GCCTGACCTATGTGAGGCAGCACCTTGACAGGATGGCAGAGGTGGAAGAGGTCGTTGGGCAAACTTCatctgatgatgaggaggacttCTTCACATCCATGAAGGTCAGAAGATCACAAGGCACGGGGGAGCTGGATGGGTATCTTGCCTGTGCATCAAGTAAGATGGATCTCCTCCAGTCATTTCCACACATCAAGAAACTCGCCCTCAAACTCAACACAGGTCTGCCTGCGTCAGCTGCCTGTGAAAGGCTTTTCAGCTGTGCCGGCCTGCTTTTCACCCCGAAGCGCGCTAGGATGAACGCAGTGAACTTTGAGAACCAACTCCTGCTCAAACTGAACAGGAAGTTTAGAGATTAA